From a single Solanum dulcamara chromosome 4, daSolDulc1.2, whole genome shotgun sequence genomic region:
- the LOC129886428 gene encoding pentatricopeptide repeat-containing protein At5g08510, producing MNQLKQIHAHTLRNGTDFTQFLIAKLIEIPNIPYAHKVFDNITKPTVFLYNKLIQAYSSHGLPSRCFSLYIQMRRQGCSPNPHSFTFLFAACTKRSSPIQGQMFHVHFIKWGFEFDIYTLTALVDMYAKIGLLPSARKLFDEMEMKDVPTWNSLIAGYAKNGNVEEAFKLFSVMPSRNVISWTAMISGYSQNGKYANALAVYKEMEKDRGVKPNEVTIASVLPACANLGALEVGEKIEAYARANGFFMNMFVCNAVLEMCTKCGKIDRAMQLFHEIGRRRNLCSWNTMIMGLAVHGKGDEALKLFNQMLGEGNAPDDVTFVGAILACTHGGMVAKGWELLKLMEQRFSIAPKLEHYGCMVDLLGRAGKLQEAYDLIQSMPMRPDCVIWGTLLGACSFHGNVELAEKAAEFLSVLEPWNPGNYVILSNIYARASRWDGVARLRILMKSSQITKAAGYSFIEEGGDIHKFIVEDKSHPKSNEIYPLLDFVTTRLKFDVSTIDIDLDSIVE from the exons ATGAACCAACTGAAACAAATTCACGCCCACACTCTCCGAAATGGCACCGACTTTACACAGTTCTTGATCGCAAAGCTTATTGAAATCCCAAACATCCCGTACGCCCACAAAGTGTTCGACAATATTACCAAACCAACTGTCTTCCTCTACAACAAGCTCATTCAAGCCTATTCTTCCCATGGACTTCCCAGCCGGTGTTTTTCTCTCTACATCCAGATGCGCCGGCAAGGCTGCTCCCCTAACCCACATTCCTTCACATTTCTATTTGCTGCATGCACCAAACGTTCCAGTCCCATTCAAGGCCAAATGTTCCATGTCCATTTCATCAAATGGGGttttgaatttgatatttaCACATTAACTGCACTTGTTGACATGTATGCTAAAATTGGCTTGTTGCCTTCCGCGCGAAAGCTCTTCGACGAGATGGAAATGAAGGATGTGCCCACTTGGAATTCTTTGATTGCTGGGTATGCCAAGAATGGAAATGTGGAAGAAGCTTTCAAATTGTTTTCAGTTATGCCTTCAAGGAATGTGATTTCCTGGACTGCAATGATCTCAGGCTATTCGCAAAATGGGAAGTATGCAAATGCTCTAGCTGTCTACAAGGAAATGGAGAAAGACAGAGGGGTAAAGCCTAATGAAGTCACAATTGCTAGTGTTCTTCCAGCCTGTGCAAATCTTGGGGCGCTGGAGGTTGGGGAGAAGATTGAAGCTTATGCAAGAGcaaatggattctttatgaatATGTTTGTTTGCAATGCTGTGCTTGAAATGTGTACAAAATGTGGTAAAATTGATAGGGCAATGCAACTCTTTCACGAGATTGGTAGGAGGAGGAACTTATGTTCTTGGAATACCATGATCATGGGGTTAGCTGTCCATGGAAAAGGTGATGAAGCTCTTAAGCTTTTCAACCAAATGCTG GGAGAAGGAAATGCACCTGATGATGTCACATTTGTAGGAGCAATCTTAGCATGCACACATGGAGGCATGGTAGCAAAGGGATGGGAACTCCTCAAATTGATGGAGCAAAGATTCTCCATAGCTCCAAAGTTGGAACACTATGGCTGTATGGTTGATCTCTTAGGCCGGGCTGGGAAATTGCAGGAAGCTTATGATCTTATACAAAGCATGCCAATGAGACCTGATTGTGTTATATGGGGAACTCTGCTTGGAGCCTGCAGTTTCCATGGCAATGTTGAACTGGCTGAGAAAGCAGCCGAATTCCTTTCTGTATTGGAGCCGTGGAATCCTGGGAATTATGTTATTCTCTCGAACATCTATGCAAGAGCTAGCCGGTGGGATGGTGTTGCAAGGTTAAGGATACTGATGAAGTCCTCTCAGATTACAAAAGCAGCAGGGTACAGCTTCATTGAGGAGGGAGGTGATATTCATAAGTTTATAGTAGAGGATAAATCCCATCCAAAATCAAATGAGATATATCCACTGCTTGATTTTGTCACGACTAGATTAAAGTTTGATGTAAGCACCATTGATATTGATTTGGATTCTATTGTTGAATAG
- the LOC129886427 gene encoding calcium-transporting ATPase, endoplasmic reticulum-type yields MEEKPFPAWSWSVNQCLKEYHVKLEKGLSTYEVEKRRERYGLNELEKEKGKPLWRLVLEQFDDTLIKILLGAAFISFVLAYLHQDETGESGFEAYVEPLVILLILVLNAIVGVWQESNAEKALEALKEMQGESAKVFRDGYLVPDLPARELVPGDIVELRVGDKVPADMRVATLESSTLRVEQSSLTGESMPVIKSTDFLAMDDCELQAKENMVFAGTTIVNGSCICIVVNTGMCTEIGKIQRQIHDASMEESDTPLKKKLDEFGNRLTSAIGIVCLVVWAINYKYFLSWEVVDGWPSNVRFSFEKCTYYFKIAVALAVAAIPEGLPAVITTCLALGTRKMAQKNAIVRKLPSVETLGCTTVICSDKTGTLTTNQMSVSEFFTLGGKTTACRVFGVEGTTYDPKDGGITGWNCCNMDANLLLMAEICAICNDAGVFCDGRLFKATGLPTEAALKVLVEKMGVPDSKARSKIRDAQIVSSYLIDRNTVKLGCCDFWMKRSKRVATLEFDRVRKSMGVIVREPNGSNRLLVKGAVESLLERSTYVQLADGSTVPIDESCRQLLLLRHLEMSSKGLRCLGLAYKDDLGELSGYYAATHPAHKKLLDPSCYSSIESDLVFVGVVGLRDPPREEVHKAVNDCRRAGIKIMVITGDNKSTAEAVCREIQLFSDGENLRGSSFTGKEFMALSSQQQIEILSQDGGKVFSRAEPRHKQEIVRMLKEMSEVVAMTGDGVNDAPALKLADIGIAMGITGTEVAKEASDMVLADDNFSTIVSAVAEGRSIYNNMKAFIRYMISSNVGEVISIFLTAALGIPECLIPVQLLWVNLVTDGPPATALGFNPADVDIMQKPPRKSNDALINSWVFFRYMVIGSYVGIATVGIFIVWYTQASFLGINLVSDGHTLVELSQLRNWGECSAWPNFTVSSFKAGNRLITFSDPCEYFTVGKVKAMTLSLSVLVAIEMFNSLNALSEDNSLIKMPPWRNPWLLVAMSVSFGLHSVILYVPFLADIFGIVPLSLNEWLLVILLSAPVILIDEVLKFLGRRRRTKLKAA; encoded by the exons ATGGAAGAAAAACCATTCCCTGCTTGGTCCTGGTCTGTCAATCAGTGTCTGAAAGAGTACCACGTAAAATTAGAGAAGGGTCTAAGCACTTATGAAGTGGAGAAGAGGCGAGAAAGATATGGTTTGAATGAGCTTGAGAAAGAAAAGGGGAAGCCTTTGTGGAGGCTTGTTTTGGAGCAGTTTGATGATACGCTTATCAAGATCCTCCTTGGTGCAGCTTTCATCTCATTTGTTCTAGCTTATCTGCATCAGGATGAGACTGGAGAGTCAGGGTTCGAGGCCTATGTAGAACCCTTAGTAATCCTCTTGATCTTAGTACTCAATGCAATCGTCGGGGTTTGGCAAGAAAGCAATGCTGAGAAAGCACTGGAAGCATTAAAAGAGATGCAGGGAGAGTCTGCAAAGGTATTCCGAGATGGTTATTTAGTACCGGATTTACCAGCAAGGGAGCTTGTTCCTGGGGATATCGTGGAACTGCGAGTTGGTGACAAAGTGCCAGCTGATATGAGAGTTGCCACTTTAGAATCATCAACCCTAAGGGTTGAACAAAGTTCTTTGACAGGGGAGTCAATGCCAGTTATTAAAAGCACCGATTTCCTTGCTATGGATGATTGTGAATTGCAGGCCAAAGAGAACATGGTTTTTGCTGGAACGACAATTGTGAATGGTAGCTGCATCTGCATTGTTGTGAACACAGGGATGTGCACAGAGATTGGTAAGATTCAAAGACAAATCCATGATGCGTCAATGGAAGAAAGTGACACCCCTTTGAAGAAGAAACTTGATGAATTTGGTAATAGGCTTACATCTGCCATTGGCATTGTTTGCCTAGTTGTGTGGGCAATCAACTACAAATATTTCCTTTCCTGGGAGGTTGTGGATGGATGGCCTTCAAATGTCCGTTTCTCATTTGAGAAATGTACATATTATTTCAAGATAGCTGTTGCTCTTGCAGTGGCTGCAATTCCCGAAGGTCTCCCTGCTGTAATTACTACTTGCTTAGCTCTTGGTACAAGGAAAATGGCACAAAAGAACGCAATAGTGAGGAAACTTCCAAGCGTGGAAACCTTAGGATGCACAACTGTGATTTGTTCAGATAAAACAGGAACCTTGACTACCAATCAGATGTCCGTGTCAGAATTCTTCACATTGGGAGGGAAAACTACAGCCTGTCGAGTTTTTGGCGTCGAAGGGACAACTTATGATCCCAAGGATGGGGGAATAACGGGCTGGAATTGCTGCAATATGGATGCTAACTTGCTACTCATGGCTGAAATATGTGCAATCTGCAATGATGCTGGGGTCTTCTGTGATGGTCGTCTGTTCAAAGCAACTGGATTGCCTACTGAGGCAGCTCTTAAAGTTTTGGTGGAAAAGATGGGAGTACCAGATAGCAAAGCAAGGAGCAAGATCCGCGACGCACAGATTGTATCGAGCTATTTGATTGATCGCAACACAGTTAAATTAG GATGCTgtgatttttggatgaaaagatCAAAAAGGGTTGCAACATTGGAATTCGATCGTGTTCGCAAATCCATGGGTGTTATTGTGCGGGAGCCAAATGGAAGCAATCGACTACTTGTCAAG GGTGCTGTTGAGAGTTTGCTAGAACGTAGTACATATGTTCAACTTGCAGATGGATCAACTGTTCCGATTGACGAGTCTTGTAGACAACTATTGTTGTTGAGGCACTTGGAGATGAGCTCAAAGGGTCTGCGGTGCTTGGGCTTGGCATATAAAGATGACTTAGGTGAGCTTTCTGGATACTATGCTGCGACTCATCCTGCCCACAAGAAGCTGCTTGATCCATCCTGCTACTCCTCCATAGAAAGTGATCTAGTTTTTGTGGGAGTTGTTGGTCTAAGG GACCCTCCACGTGAGGAAGTTCACAAGGCAGTAAATGACTGCAGAAGAGCTGGGATCAAAATCATGGTTATAACTGGAGACAATAAATCGACTGCTGAGGCCGTTTGCAGggaaattcaattattttctgATGGTGAGAATCTTAGGGGGAGTAGTTTTACTGGCAAAGAATTCATGGCACTTTCCTCTCAGCAACAAATTGAGATATTGTCACAAGATGGAGGCAAGGTCTTTTCTCGTGCTGAGCCCAGGCACAAACAAGAAATTGTAAGGATGCTGAAGGAGATGAGTGAAGTAGTTGCAATGACTGGAGATGGTGTCAATGATGCACCTGCACTAAAACTTGCTGACATTGGAATAGCCATGGGCATTACTGGAACTGAG GTTGCAAAAGAAGCTTCTGATATGGTTCTGGCGGATGACAATTTTAGTACTATAGTCTCTGCTGTTGCAGAGGGACGTTCAATCTACAATAACATGAAGGCCTTCATCAG ATATATGATATCATCCAACGTTGGTGAAGTCATCTCCATTTTCTTGACTGCTGCTTTGGGCATACCAGAATGTTTGATACCTGTGCAGTTGCTCTGGGTAAATTTAGTAACAGATGGCCCACCTGCTACAGCTCTCGGATTTAACCCTGCTGATGTTGACATAATGCAGAAACCACCTAGGAAGAGCAATGATGCTCTAATAAATTCCTGGGTTTTCTTCCGCTATATG GTCATTGGTTCTTATGTGGGCATTGCAACTGTCGGTATATTCATAGTGTGGTACACCCAGGCTTCTTTCCTTGGTATTAATCTTGTGAGTGATGGCCACACGCTTGTTGAACTATCACAGCTTCGCAACTGGGGTGAATGCTCAGCATGGCCAAATTTTACTGTGAGTTCATTCAAGGCTGGTAACCGCCTGATTACCTTTTCTGACCCTTGTGAGTATTTTACTGTTGGTAAAGTGAAGGCCATGACACTGTCACTCTCTGTCCTGGTGGCAATTGAGATGTTTAATTCTCTCAATGCCCTCTCCGAAGACAACAGCTTGATCAAAATGCCACCTTGGAGAAATCCTTGGCTTCTTGTTGCTATGTCAGTCTCATTTGGCCTACATAGCGTGATACTCTATGTTCCTTTCCTAGCAGATATATTTGGTATTGTCCCACTAAGCCTAAATGAATGGCTTCTAGTCATCTTGCTTTCTGCACCTGTTATTCTTATTGATGAAGTCCTCAAATTTTTGGGGAGGAGAAGAAGAACTAAACTAAAAGCTGCATAA